CGACGAAGCCGTCATCGTGGTTCCCGGAGCTATGGCTCCGACCCTCGACGGCCCAGACGAGCGGCGGCGCGGAAAACATGCCGTCCACGGCGTGCACGTCGGCGGCGTGCGCCAGCAGCACGCGAACGGCGTCGGGATGTCCGCCCATCGCGGCGCGATGGAGCGGGGTGACCTGATCCTTGTCGCGGGCGTTCACATCGAATCCGCAGTCGAGCATCGTGTCGAGCGCTGCGGCGTCACCGCTTTCGGCGGGTCGGTGCAGCATCTGGTGGTGGATGGGAGTGAGCTGCCGGGGCAGCGACGGATCCGCCGCGAGCATCGCGTCGGCGGCCGATCGATCAGCGCGCGCGCAGGCGGCGAGGAACTGCTCGAGGGGCGACAGCTCACTGATCGCGCCGTGCTTTAGCAGACACGCGGCCACCTCGCCATTGCCGTAGAGCGCGGCGACGGTGTGCGGAGTGGCGCCGTCCTTTCGCCGGCGTCCGAGATCGGCGCCGTGCGCGATGAGCTGTTCCGCCATCGCGGCGTTCCACCGGCGCGCCGCCACGTGCAGTGGCGCTTCGTCGTCCTCGCCCCATGCGAGGTTCGGATCGGCGCCGTGGTCGAGCAGCCAGTATTCCCCCTCTGGCGGACGCGCCCAGGTCATCGAATATACGAGAGGCGGCACGCCGCGCGGACTCCGGTCGGGGTCGAGGCCGTAGCGGCGCAGCAATTCGAGCGCGGCGATGTTGGCGCTTCCGGCGGCAATGTGCGCCGTCACGCCGTCGGTCGGATTGGCCCCGGCGTCGAGCAGCAGTTCGGCGAGCGGCAGATGGCCGATGACGCAGACTGCACCCCAGAGCGCGGTGCGGGGCAGCTCGGGATGCCAGTTCCAGTGATATTCGGCATTCGGGTTTGCGCCGAGGTCCAGCAGGCGCCGTGCGATGGCGACGAGCGCCTCGAGCCGGGCGGGCTCGCCCCGGTGCATTGCGGTGTGGCATACGTAGAGCAGCGGCTCCCACTTCTGCACGCCGCCCGCCTGCGTGGCGAGAGCGGGATCCCGCGTCAGCCGCGCGTCGACGGCGGCGGCGTCGCCCAGGACGATGGCGGTCTGCAGGGTCGCGATCGTGATGCCGGGGTGCAGCGCGAGCAGGCGGTCGGCGCGCCCCGCTGCTTCGTCGGTCGCGCAACGCACGAATTCGTCGACGGCCGCGTCGAGCGACAGCGTCCGCGCCTCGATTTCCTCGCGCAGCGCGTTCCACGAGTCGAAGCCGTACTCCCGCGCGATGACCGACTGCGCGTCGTGCAGCGCCAGCGCCGCCGCGTCGATTGCGGCGGCCGGGCGGTCCACGAGTGATGGCAGCGCCGTGAATCGCTGCAGCGCCGTCGCGTCCAGCGCCTGTGCGGCGTCGAGGAGCGACTTCGCCTGCTTCTTCAGGTTGTCGAGATTCGGACGGGCGGGCAGTACTCGCGTTGGCATACGACCTCCATGCTTTGGCCCTGTGGTTCGCAGACAGGTGGCACGGCGGTCAGTGGCCGTTGTTGAGCAGCGATGATGGTGGGCTTGGCCCTTCGCGCGAACCCGCGGGCGCCCTTTACGCGCCCGCGATCACACTAGCGCCCCGGCCGTCGCGTGTCAAACCGGCAGCGAGGGCGCCGAGAGGACTCGACGGCCGGACGGCTCGCTGTGAGTCCGCCCGCTGAGGAGCCGTTTGGACAGGGGACCGCACCGAGGATCGGGTCCGTCAGCGCGCGAACGGCCGCGGGAGGGCGCCGCCTCCGGCGGACCGGAGATCCGCCACGGCTTTCCGGAGGAGGCGTGCTTCCGGCGGATCCGAATTACTTGAGGGCGCCGGCGAGTAGCTTGCCGACGTCCGCGCCCCCCGATTTCGTGACGAACGAGGTGAGTACAGGTATCGCCTTGCCCACCATGTCTGGGCTCAGGCCGAGCGACTGGAATGCGGTGGCGGCGTTGGCGAGTCCGCCGGCGGTTCCGGCCATCTGCGCCAGTGCCGCTGCTCCGGACTTGCCGCCGCCTTTCCCGCCGGCGGGTGCGGCCTTCAACAGCGCCTGCATCCCGGGCACCGCCTTCGATACTTGCGCGAAGTCAGTCGCGCTCATCTTTGTCTTCGCCACGCCGAAGAGCGCGCCGGCCGCGCCGGCCGCCTGCTCCGGCGTCGAGCCGAGTTCCTTCGCCAGGTTCGCCGTCAGATCGGGACTGGCGCTCGCGGCGGCGGAGGCAGCGGCGCTCGGCTTCGGAGCATCCGCCGGAGCCTGCGCCAGACTCGCCGTTGCCACGAGACAGGTGGCGACACTGATCAGACCAACGCGGGGTGAGAATCTGTGACCGAACATGCTGCGCTCCTCGCTGCCGGCGCGGACCGGCTCCGGTATGTCGTAGGTGTCCGAAGACCGCCGCGCGCCCGCGGAGCGGATTCCTCCGCAATTGCTCGCTTAGCGCCCCGGTGGCGCCGCTTGAGAGCACACTGCGTACCACCGCGATTGGCTGGCAGTGCCGGTGTCAATTGGGGTACACTGAGGGTTCGACTTTCCCCGAAATGGGCCTGTAGCGCAGCTGGGAGCGCGCCTGAATGGCATTCAGGAGGTCACCGGTTCGATCCCGGTCAGGTCCACCAATTCTTTTTCCGACCCCGAAACAGCGC
Above is a genomic segment from Vicinamibacterales bacterium containing:
- a CDS encoding ankyrin repeat domain-containing protein, yielding MPTRVLPARPNLDNLKKQAKSLLDAAQALDATALQRFTALPSLVDRPAAAIDAAALALHDAQSVIAREYGFDSWNALREEIEARTLSLDAAVDEFVRCATDEAAGRADRLLALHPGITIATLQTAIVLGDAAAVDARLTRDPALATQAGGVQKWEPLLYVCHTAMHRGEPARLEALVAIARRLLDLGANPNAEYHWNWHPELPRTALWGAVCVIGHLPLAELLLDAGANPTDGVTAHIAAGSANIAALELLRRYGLDPDRSPRGVPPLVYSMTWARPPEGEYWLLDHGADPNLAWGEDDEAPLHVAARRWNAAMAEQLIAHGADLGRRRKDGATPHTVAALYGNGEVAACLLKHGAISELSPLEQFLAACARADRSAADAMLAADPSLPRQLTPIHHQMLHRPAESGDAAALDTMLDCGFDVNARDKDQVTPLHRAAMGGHPDAVRVLLAHAADVHAVDGMFSAPPLVWAVEGRSHSSGNHDDGFVAAARLLIEAGTPLTWTPPPAAPDVERTLDGLAALLRDAGVTG
- a CDS encoding DUF2780 domain-containing protein, giving the protein MFGHRFSPRVGLISVATCLVATASLAQAPADAPKPSAAASAAASASPDLTANLAKELGSTPEQAAGAAGALFGVAKTKMSATDFAQVSKAVPGMQALLKAAPAGGKGGGKSGAAALAQMAGTAGGLANAATAFQSLGLSPDMVGKAIPVLTSFVTKSGGADVGKLLAGALK